Proteins encoded in a region of the Nocardia asteroides genome:
- a CDS encoding 3-oxoacyl-ACP synthase, which translates to MLRTRFESIGSYTPTTVRSTEDLIAELAVPRSLDLERITGIRNRRVYNSDPDGYESSFELALHAIEDCLLYSDYRADELDVVISASITRTRGAGIFCYAPSFASMLGRAIGADAARHFDVSNACAGMLTGVMVLDRMIKAGVVRNGLVVSGEQITPIAETAVREISQPYDPQFAALTVGDAAVAVVLDGRGDDNDEIHYVELMTTADGAEHCLGMPSDRTGGIAMYTDNRAMQNEARYQQAINRIADFFAETGRRWESEKYDYWIHHQFSAPAIEYISDLTERHFGTPMPQALNVLQDYGNTASTSHFLVLHEYLAQRRIPKGSKILMIPAASGIVSGYLAATISRLEA; encoded by the coding sequence ATGCTTCGTACTCGTTTCGAGTCGATCGGCTCGTACACACCTACGACCGTCCGCTCTACCGAGGATCTGATCGCCGAGCTGGCTGTGCCGAGGTCGTTGGATCTGGAGCGCATCACCGGCATCAGGAATCGGCGTGTCTACAACTCCGATCCGGACGGGTACGAATCGTCCTTCGAGCTGGCGTTGCACGCGATCGAGGACTGTCTGCTGTACTCCGACTACCGGGCCGACGAGCTGGACGTCGTCATCTCGGCCTCCATCACTCGCACCCGTGGCGCGGGAATCTTCTGCTACGCACCGTCTTTCGCATCGATGCTGGGCCGGGCGATCGGCGCGGACGCGGCACGGCACTTCGACGTCTCCAACGCCTGCGCCGGAATGCTCACCGGAGTGATGGTGCTCGACCGCATGATCAAGGCCGGGGTGGTGCGCAATGGCCTGGTGGTCAGCGGGGAGCAGATCACCCCGATCGCCGAGACGGCGGTGCGCGAGATCAGCCAGCCCTACGACCCGCAATTCGCGGCGTTGACCGTCGGGGACGCGGCGGTCGCGGTCGTGCTCGACGGGCGCGGTGACGACAACGACGAAATCCACTACGTCGAACTCATGACCACAGCCGACGGCGCCGAGCACTGCCTCGGCATGCCCAGTGACCGCACCGGCGGGATCGCGATGTACACCGACAACCGCGCCATGCAGAACGAGGCCCGGTACCAGCAGGCGATCAACCGCATAGCCGACTTCTTCGCCGAAACCGGTCGCAGGTGGGAGAGCGAGAAGTACGACTACTGGATCCACCACCAGTTCAGCGCCCCTGCCATCGAATACATCTCGGACCTGACCGAACGGCATTTCGGCACGCCGATGCCGCAGGCTCTCAATGTGTTGCAGGATTACGGCAATACGGCCTCGACCTCGCATTTCCTGGTCTTGCACGAATATCTCGCGCAACGCAGGATCCCCAAAGGGTCGAAAATCCTCATGATCCCGGCGGCGTCGGGAATCGTCTCCGGGTATCTGGCCGCGACCATCTCGCGTCTGGAGGCATGA